From Salvelinus sp. IW2-2015 linkage group LG2, ASM291031v2, whole genome shotgun sequence, one genomic window encodes:
- the LOC111973233 gene encoding calcium-binding protein 39 isoform X1, with amino-acid sequence MPFPFGKSQKSPAEIVKSLKENVAYLEKLDAAESKKCEKVAEEVSKNLSSLKEVLCGTGDKEPQTEAVAQLAQELYNTNLLIALIANLQRIDFEGKKDVVQLFSNIVRRQIGTRTPTVEYISSHPQILFMLLKGYESAEVALNCGMMLRECLRHEPLARSVLFSEDFYCFFRYVELSTFDIASDAFASFKDLLTRHKIMCADFLETNYDRVFTEYEKLLHSENYVTKRQSLKLLGELLLDRHNFTVMTKYISRAENLKMMMNMLRDNSRNIQFEAFHVFKVFVANPNKTQPVLDILLKNQAKLVEFLSHFQTDRSEDEQFCDEKNYLIKQIRDLKRPPPPEEA; translated from the exons ATGCCTTTCCCCTTCGGGAAGTCTCAGAAGAGCCCAGCAGAGATTGTGAAGAGTCTGAAGGAGAACGTGGCTTACTTGGAAAAGCTGGATGCGGCAGAAAGCAAAAAATGTGAAAAG GTTGCAGAAGAGGTGTCTAAGAACCTGTCATCTCTGAAAGAGGTGCTGTGTGGTACAGGAGACAAGGAGCCTCAAACGGAGGCAGTTGCCCAACTGGCCCAGGAGCTCTACAACACCAACCTCCTCATTGCTCTCATTGCAAACCTGCAAAGGATTGATTTTGAG GGAAAGAAGGATGTGGTCCAGCTGTTCAGCAACATTGTACGGCGTCAGATTGGCACCCGTACGCCCACGGTTGAGTATATCTCCTCACACCCACAGATCCTCTTCATGCTGCTGAAAGG GTACGAGAGTGCGGAAGTGGCTCTGAACTGTGGGATGATGCTAAGGGAGTGCCTGCGTCATGAGCCCCTGGCGCGCAGCGTTCTTTTCTCTGAGGACTTCTACTGCTTCTTTCGCTATGTAGAGCTGTCCACCTTCGACATCGCCTCAGATGCTTTCGCTTCATTCAAG GATCTTCTCACGAGACATAAGATTATGTGCGCAGATTTTCTGGAGACCAATTATGACAGGGTGTTTACAGAATATGAGAAGCTCCTGCATTCCGAGAATTATGTCACCAAACGGCAGTCCCTGAAG CTCCTGGGAGAGCTTCTTCTGGACAGACATAACTTCACTGTGATGACCAAGTACATCAGTCGTGCAGAGAACTTGAAGATGATGATGAACATGCTGCGAGACAACAGCCGCAACATCCAGTTTGAGGCCTTCCATGTCTTCAAG GTGTTTGTGGCCAACCCCAACAAGACTCAGCCTGTGCTGGACATCCTGCTGAAGAACCAGGCCAAGCTGGTGGAATTCCTGAGCCACTTCCAGACGGATCGCTCTGAGGACGAGCAGTTCTGTGACGAGAAGAACTACCTGATCAAGCAGATCCGCGACCTGAAGAGACCCCCGCCACCAGAGGAGGCGTGA
- the LOC111973233 gene encoding calcium-binding protein 39 isoform X2 — protein sequence MRQKAKNVKRSGEEVSKNLSSLKEVLCGTGDKEPQTEAVAQLAQELYNTNLLIALIANLQRIDFEGKKDVVQLFSNIVRRQIGTRTPTVEYISSHPQILFMLLKGYESAEVALNCGMMLRECLRHEPLARSVLFSEDFYCFFRYVELSTFDIASDAFASFKDLLTRHKIMCADFLETNYDRVFTEYEKLLHSENYVTKRQSLKLLGELLLDRHNFTVMTKYISRAENLKMMMNMLRDNSRNIQFEAFHVFKVFVANPNKTQPVLDILLKNQAKLVEFLSHFQTDRSEDEQFCDEKNYLIKQIRDLKRPPPPEEA from the exons ATGCGGCAGAAAGCAAAAAATGTGAAAAGGTCAGGTG AAGAGGTGTCTAAGAACCTGTCATCTCTGAAAGAGGTGCTGTGTGGTACAGGAGACAAGGAGCCTCAAACGGAGGCAGTTGCCCAACTGGCCCAGGAGCTCTACAACACCAACCTCCTCATTGCTCTCATTGCAAACCTGCAAAGGATTGATTTTGAG GGAAAGAAGGATGTGGTCCAGCTGTTCAGCAACATTGTACGGCGTCAGATTGGCACCCGTACGCCCACGGTTGAGTATATCTCCTCACACCCACAGATCCTCTTCATGCTGCTGAAAGG GTACGAGAGTGCGGAAGTGGCTCTGAACTGTGGGATGATGCTAAGGGAGTGCCTGCGTCATGAGCCCCTGGCGCGCAGCGTTCTTTTCTCTGAGGACTTCTACTGCTTCTTTCGCTATGTAGAGCTGTCCACCTTCGACATCGCCTCAGATGCTTTCGCTTCATTCAAG GATCTTCTCACGAGACATAAGATTATGTGCGCAGATTTTCTGGAGACCAATTATGACAGGGTGTTTACAGAATATGAGAAGCTCCTGCATTCCGAGAATTATGTCACCAAACGGCAGTCCCTGAAG CTCCTGGGAGAGCTTCTTCTGGACAGACATAACTTCACTGTGATGACCAAGTACATCAGTCGTGCAGAGAACTTGAAGATGATGATGAACATGCTGCGAGACAACAGCCGCAACATCCAGTTTGAGGCCTTCCATGTCTTCAAG GTGTTTGTGGCCAACCCCAACAAGACTCAGCCTGTGCTGGACATCCTGCTGAAGAACCAGGCCAAGCTGGTGGAATTCCTGAGCCACTTCCAGACGGATCGCTCTGAGGACGAGCAGTTCTGTGACGAGAAGAACTACCTGATCAAGCAGATCCGCGACCTGAAGAGACCCCCGCCACCAGAGGAGGCGTGA